The following coding sequences are from one Epinephelus moara isolate mb chromosome 7, YSFRI_EMoa_1.0, whole genome shotgun sequence window:
- the ndp gene encoding norrin translates to MKPFISAGPPSGLLLVLMCCPLLGLVQSASSNKASDNGHPHLGDSDPERCMRHHFVETITHPIYKCNSKMVLLARCEGHCSHTTRSDPLISFSSVLKQPFKSTCSCCRPHTSKLKAVRLRCAGGTRITATYRYILACNCEECS, encoded by the exons ATGAAACCGTTCATCTCTGCGGGCCCCCCCTCCGGCCTGCTGCTGGTCCTGAtgtgctgccccctgctgggcTTGGTCCAGTCTGCCAGCAGCAACAAGGCCAGCGATAATGGACACCCGCACCTGGGAGACTCCGACCCAGAGCGCTGCATGAGGCACCACTTTGTGGAGACCATCACACACCCGATTTATAAGTGCAACTCCAAG ATGGTGTTGCTGGCGCGCTGCGAGGGCCACTGCAGCCACACGACCCGCTCCGACCCCCTCATCTCCTTCAGCTCGGTGCTCAAGCAGCCCTTCAAGAGCACCTGCTCCTGCTGCCGGCCGCACACCTCCAAGCTGAAGGCGGTGAGGCTGCGCTGCGCCGGCGGGACTCGCATCACGGCCACTTACAGATACATCCTAGCCTGCAACTGCGAGGAGTGCAGCTGA